One region of Vitis vinifera cultivar Pinot Noir 40024 chromosome 1, ASM3070453v1 genomic DNA includes:
- the LOC100256055 gene encoding pentatricopeptide repeat-containing protein At1g08070, chloroplastic produces the protein MFIIKMALASFSPSLVMPPPTLHFQPTSDPPYKLLQNHPSLTLLSTCKSFQNLKQIHSQIIKTGLHNTQFALSKLIEFCAISPFGNLSYALLLFESIEQPNQFIWNTMIRGNSLSSSPVGAIDFYVRMLLCGVEPNSYTFPFLLKSCAKVGATQEGKQIHGHVLKLGLESDPFVHTSLINMYAQNGELGYAELVFSKSSLRDAVSFTALITGYTLRGCLDDARRLFEEIPVRDAVSWNAMIAGYAQSGRFEEALAFFQEMKRANVAPNESTMVTVLSACAQSGSLELGNWVRSWIEDHGLGSNLRLVNALIDMYSKCGDLDKARDLFEGICEKDIISWNVMIGGYSHMNSYKEALALFRKMQQSNVEPNDVTFVSILPACAYLGALDLGKWIHAYIDKKFLGLTNTSLWTSLIDMYAKCGNIEAAKQVFAGMKPKSLGSWNAMISGLAMHGHANMALELFRQMRDEGFEPDDITFVGVLSACSHAGLVELGRQCFSSMVEDYDISPKLQHYGCMIDLLGRAGLFDEAEALMKNMEMKPDGAIWGSLLGACRVHGNVELGEFAAKHLFELEPENPGAYVLLSNIYATAGRWDDVARIRTKLNDKGMKKVPGCSSIEVDSVVHEFLVGDKVHEQSQDIYKMLDEIDQLLEKAGHVPDTSEVLYDMDEEWKEGSLSHHSEKLAIAFGLISTKPETTIRIVKNLRVCGNCHSAIKLISKIFNREIIARDRNRFHHFKDGSCSCMDYW, from the coding sequence atgtttataataaaaatggCGTTGGCATCCttttcaccttcacttgtcatGCCACCCCCAACCCTCCATTTCCAACCCACTTCAGATCCTCCATACAAACTTCTCCAAAACCACCCGTCTCTCACTCTTCTCTCCACTTGCAAGAGCTTTCAAAACCTCAAGCAAATCCACTCCCAAATCATTAAGACTGGTCTCCACAATACCCAATTCGCCTTAAGCAAGCTCATTGAGTTTTGTGCCATTTCTCCATTTGGCAACCTTTCCTATGCTCTGTTACTATTTGAGTCCATTGAGCAGCCCAATCAATTCATTTGGAACACCATGATTCGTGGGAACTCATTGAGCTCCTCCCCAGTGGGTGCCATAGATTTCTATGTTCGTATGCTTTTGTGTGGGGTTGAACCCAATTCTTATACTTTTCCTTTCCTGTTGAAGTCTTGTGCAAAAGTTGGAGCTACCCAAGAAGGGAAACAGATCCATGGCCATGTTTTGAAGCTTGGACTTGAGTCTGATCCCTTTGTGCATACTTCACTCATTAATATGTATGCCCAGAATGGTGAATTGGGCTATGCTGAATTGGTATTCAGTAAGAGTTCTCTTCGAGATGCGGTTTCTTTTACTGCCCTGATCACGGGTTATACTTTGCGGGGTTGTTTGGATGATGCAAGACGGCTTTTTGAAGAAATTCCAGTGAGAGATGCAGTGTCTTGGAATGCTATGATTGCTGGGTATGCCCAAAGTGGTCGATTTGAAGAGGCATTGGCGTTCTTTCAAGAGATGAAAAGAGCCAATGTTGCACCAAATGAGAGCACAATGGTAACTGTCCTTTCAGCTTGTGCTCAGTCTGGTTCTCTTGAATTGGGCAATTGGGTTCGGTCTTGGATTGAAGACCATGGACTTGGTTCGAATCTTCGTCTTGTTAACGCTCTTATTGACATGTACTCAAAGTGTGGTGATTTGGACAAAGCTAGGGATTTGTTTGAGGGGATATGTGAAAAGGATATAATCTCCTGGAATGTTATGATAGGTGGTTATTCTCATATGAACAGCTATAAAGAGGCCTTGGCTCTCTTTCGGAAAATGCAGCAATCAAATGTAGAGCCTAATGATGTCACTTTCGTAAGCATTCTTCCTGCTTGTGCTTACTTGGGTGCTCTTGATCTTGGTAAATGGATTCATGCTTATATAGACAAAAAATTTCTAGGTTTAACCAATACCTCCCTTTGGACGAGTCTCATCGATATGTATGCAAAATGTGGAAATATAGAGGCTGCAAAACAAGTCTTTGCTGGTATGAAACCTAAAAGCTTGGGTTCTTGGAATGCAATGATATCAGGACTAGCTATGCATGGGCATGCAAATATGGCCCTTGAGCTTTTCAGACAAATGAGAGATGAAGGATTCGAACCAGATGATATCACTTTTGTTGGTGTTTTATCAGCTTGCAGCCATGCTGGTTTGGTAGAACTCGGTCGTCAATGTTTTAGCTCAATGGTTGAAGATTATGACATTTCACCAAAACTGCAACACTATGGCTGTATGATAGATCTACTAGGCCGAGCAGGGCTATTTGATGAAGCAGAAGCCCTGATGAAGAACATGGAGATGAAGCCAGATGGTGCTATATGGGGTTCTCTACTTGGAGCTTGCAGGGTCCATGGAAATGTAGAGTTGGGGGAATTTGCTGCTAAACACCTTTTTGAATTAGAGCCTGAAAACCCTGGGGCGTATGTGCTTTTATCAAACATTTATGCAACCGCTGGTAGATGGGATGATGTAGCAAGAATAAGAACCAAGCTGAACGATAAGGGGATGAAGAAGGTCCCTGGATGTAGCTCAATTGAGGTGGATAGTGTTGTTCACGAGTTTCTTGTTGGTGACAAAGTACATGAACAGAGCCAAGACATATATAAGATGTTGGATGAAATAGATCAGCTTTTGGAGAAAGCCGGGCATGTGCCTGATACATCTGAGGTGCTCTATGACATGGATGAGGAGTGGAAAGAAGGGTCCTTGAGTCATCATAGTGAGAAGTTGGCCATTGCCTTTGGGCTGATTAGTACAAAGCCAGAGACTACTATCAGGATAGTGAAGAATCTTCGTGTATGTGGAAATTGTCATTCAGCAATAAAGCTGATAAGCAAGATATTCAACAGAGAGATTATTGCTAGAGATCGGAACCGTTTTCACCATTTCAAAGATGGTTCTTGTTCATGTATGGACTATTGGTGA
- the LOC100243945 gene encoding probable leucine-rich repeat receptor-like protein kinase At1g35710, whose product MARPSSSVALNLILLLSLFLDLGLCKTLKRDVKALNEIKASLGWRVVYAWVGDDPCGDGDLPPWSGVTCSTQGDYRVVTELEVYAVSIVGPFPTAVTNLLDLTRLDLHNNKLTGPIPPQIGRLKRLRILNLRWNKLQDVIPPEIGELKRLTHLYLSFNNFKGEIPKELANLPELRYLYLHENRFVGRIPPELGTLQNLRHLDVGNNHLVGTIRELIRIEGCFPALRNLYLNNNYFSGGIPAQLANLTNLEILYLSHNKMSGVVPSGLAHIPRLTSLFLDHNQFSGRIPDAFYKHPFLKEMYIEGNAFRPGVKPIGVHKVLEVSDTDFLF is encoded by the exons ATGGCTCGTCCGTCTTCTTCAGTGGCTTTGAATCTGATTCTCCTTCTGTCCTTGTTTCTCGACCTCGGCCTCTGCAAAACCCTAAAGCGTGATG TGAAGGCTTTGAACGAAATCAAGGCGTCTCTGGGATGGAGAGTGGTGTACGCGTGGGTCGGAGACGATCCCTGCGGCGACGGCGACCTCCCGCCTTGGTCTGGTGTCACCTGCTCTACTCAGGGTGATTATAGAGTAGTTACTGAACT GGAAGTTTATGCAGTGTCGATTGTGGGGCCTTTTCCTACTGCTGTGACCAATTTGTTGGATCTTACAAGGCT GGATCTCCATAATAACAAGTTGACTGGGCCTATTCCTCCACAAATTGGACGGCTGAAGCGTCTTAGAATACT TAATTTGAGGTGGAATAAGCTACAAGATGTCATTCCTCCTGAAATAGGTGAATTGAAGAGATTAACACATCT ATATCTGAGCTTCAATAATTTCAAAGGGGAAATCCCCAAGGAGCTTGCAAATCTTCCTGAGCTTCGTTACCTCTATCTACATGAAAATCGTTTTGTTGGCCGTATTCCTCCAGAATTGGGCACTCTGCAAAACCTTCGGCACTT GGATGTTGGCAACAATCATTTGGTGGGTACCATAAGGGAACTCATACGCATTGAGGGATGCTTTCCTGCTCTTCGCAACCT CTATCTGAATAACAATTATTTCAGTGGAGGAATTCCAGCACAACTTGCAAACTTGACGAACTTAGAAATCTT GTACCTATCCCACAACAAAATGTCTGGTGTAGTACCATCTGGGCTTGCTCATATTCCTAGATTGACTTCCTT GTTCTTGGATCACAATCAATTTTCAGGGAGAATTCCTGATGCCTTCTATAAGCACCCTTTTCTGAAAGAAAT GTACATTGAAGGAAATGCATTCCGGCCAGGTGTGAAACCCATAGGTGTACACAAAGTCCTCGAAGTTTCTGACACGGATTTCCTCTTTTAG
- the LOC100261141 gene encoding probable inactive purple acid phosphatase 2, whose protein sequence is MFPILSFCLFFVLAPPLLASSSPVSITLTAKILAKSGDPIRIKWSGIDSPSDLDWLGIYSPPSSAHDNFIGYVFLSSCPTWESGSGSISLPLVNLRANYSFRIFRWSRSEVDPTRMDHDHNPLPGTTHLVAESGEVGFGGGGGPEQIHLAYTDREDEMRVMFVTGDAGVRTVRYGLSRDAMHRVVTAAVGRYEREDMCDSPANESVGWRDPGFIQDAVMRNLKKGKRYYYKVGSDSGGWSAIHNFMSRDMDSEKTIAFLFGDMGTATPYSTFLRTQEESKSTVKWILRDIEALDDNPAFISHIGDISYARGYSWLWDNFFTQVEPIASRLPYHVCIGNHEYDWPLQPWKPDWSSTVYGTDGGGECGVPYSLKFKMPGNSSELTGTRAPATRNLFYSFDTKAVHFVYISTETNFLPGSSQYDFIKQDLESVDRKKTPFVVVQGHRPMYTTSNELRDAPVRERMLKYLEPLFVKNNVTLALWGHVHRYERFCPINNFTCGNMGLNGEYLGGLPVHIVIGMAGQDWQPTWEPRPDHPKDPVYPQPKWSLYRGGEFGYTRLVATKEKLTLSYVGNHDGEVHDTVEILASGQVLSGVGEDDAQPRVEVAEYTFSWYVKGASILVLGAFMGYVIGFVSHARREAALRKNWTPVKIEDS, encoded by the exons ATGTTTCCAATTTTATCTTTCTGCCTCTTCTTCGTCCTCGCTCCTCCTCTCCTCGCATCTTCTTCTCCAGTCTCCATAACCCTAACCGCCAAAATCTTAGCCAAATCGGGCGACCCGATCCGAATCAAATGGTCGGGGATCGACTCCCCGTCCGACCTCGACTGGCTCGGCATCTACTCGCCGCCGTCCTCCGCCCACGACAACTTCATTGGCTATGTTTTTCTGTCGTCATGTCCCACATGGGAATCTGGATCGGGTTCGATCAGCTTACCCCTGGTTAATCTCCGTGCTAACTACTCTTTTCGGATATTCCGGTGGTCCCGGTCCGAGGTCGACCCGACCCGGATGGACCACGACCACAATCCCTTGCCGGGGACAACGCATCTGGTGGCGGAGTCCGGGGAGGTGGGGTTCGGGGGCGGCGGGGGGCCGGAGCAGATCCATTTGGCGTACACGGATAGGGAGGATGAGATGCGGGTGATGTTCGTGACGGGGGACGCGGGCGTGAGGACTGTGAGGTATGGCTTGAGCAGGGACGCGATGCACAGGGTGGTGACGGCGGCGGTGGGGAGATATGAGAGGGAGGACATGTGTGACTCGCCAGCGAATGAGAGTGTTGGGTGGAGAGATCCGGGTTTTATTCAAGATGCGGTGATGAGGAATTTGAAGAAAGGGAAGAGATATTATTATAAG GTTGGAAGTGATTCAGGAGGTTGGAGCGCAATTCACAACTTTATGTCACGGGATATGGACTCTGAAAAAACAATAGCTTTTCTATTTGGTGACATGGGGACAGCAACACCATACTCAACCTTTCTTCGTACACAAGAGGAAAGCAAGTCAACCGTTAAATGGATCCTCCGTGACATTGAGGCTCTTGATGACAACCCTGCCTTCATCTCGCATATTGGAGATATTAGCTATGCTAGAGGTTATTCATGGTTGTGGGACAATTTTTTCACTCAGGTTGAACCTATCGCCTCCAGACTCCCATACCATGTGTGTATTGGTAATCATGAATATGATTGGCCATTGCAGCCTTGGAAACCTGATTGGTCCTCCACAGTTTATGGAACAGATGGTGGCGGTGAATGTGGAGTGCCCTACAGCCTTAAGTTCAAAATGCCTGGAAACTCTTCAGAACTAACTGGAACCCGTGCCCCAGCCACTCGAAACCTCTTCTACTCATTTGATACGAAGGCAGTGCATTTTGTGTACATATCAACTGAGACCAATTTCCTTCCAGGGAGCAGCCAATATGACTTTATAAAGCAGGATTTGGAGTCAGTTGATCGGAAAAAAACCCCTTTTGTGGTTGTCCAAGGGCACAGACCAATGTACACAACAAGCAATGAACTTAGAGATGCCCCAGTGAGGGAGAGGATGCTCAAGTATTTGGAACCTCTTTTTGTGAAGAACAATGTGACCCTTGCACTCTGGGGTCATGTCCACAGATATGAGAGGTTTTGCCCAATAAATAACTTCACTTGTGGAAACATGGGATTGAATGGGGAATACCTGGGGGGATTGCCTGTTCATATCGTGATTGGGATGGCAGGGCAAGACTGGCAGCCCACATGGGAACCAAGACCAGACCACCCGAAGGACCCTGTCTACCCACAACCTAAATGGTCATTGTACCGTGGGGGTGAGTTTGGGTACACTAGGTTGGTTGCCACCAAAGAGAAGCTTACTCTTTCTTATGTAGGAAACCATGATGGTGAGGTGCATGATACTGTTGAGATTCTGGCATCTGGACAAGTTCTCAGTGGTGTTGGAGAGGATGATGCTCAACCCAGAGTTGAGGTGGCAGAGTACACATTTTCATGGTATGTTAAGGGGGCAAGTATCTTGGTGCTGGGGGCTTTTATGGGCTATGTTATTGGGTTCGTATCACATGCCAGGAGAGAAGCTGCCTTGAGAAAGAACTGGACTCCAGTGAAGATCGAAGATAGCTGA
- the LOC100244013 gene encoding pentatricopeptide repeat-containing protein At5g66520 has product MSRCRRRCLLLLEKCRHMKQLKEAHAQVLTCGLGTDSFALSRLLAFCSHPLHGSLPHAWKLFQQIQHPTICICNTMIKAFVLKGKLINTIQIYSQMLENGLYPDNYTLPYVLKACAGLQSCHLGESAHGQSVKLGFWFDIFVGNTLIAMYSSFGNVRAARCIFDEMPWHTAVSWTVMISGYAKVGDVETARMLFDEAPMKDRGIWGSIISGYVQNNCFKEGLQMFRLMQSTGLEPDEAILVSILCACAHLGAMEIGVWVHRYLDQLGHPLSVRLSTGLIDMYAKCGSLDIAKKLFDGMSQRDTICWNAMISGMAMNGDGDNALRLFSEMEKAGVKPDDITFIAIFTACSYSGMAHEAIRLLNSMCTVYNMEPKSEHYGCIVDLLGRAGLLKEAKELILKMPNSSSPTEQAIAWRALLSACCSHGQTEVAEDAAQRLFHLEHHSGAYVLLSNLYAAAGKQDHVRRIRKMMENRGVDKAPGCSSVKINGVVHEFIAGEETHLQMEEVHRVLEKMNKQMGYSGFNPYPFEVDETLCIQA; this is encoded by the coding sequence ATGTCAAGATGTAGGAGAAGATGCCTCTTACTTTTGGAAAAATGTAGGCATATGAAGCAGCTGAAGGAGGCTCATGCCCAGGTACTCACTTGCGGGCTTGGAACTGATAGCTTTGCCCTCAGCAGGCTCTTGGCCTTTTGCTCACACCCACTTCATGGGAGCCTCCCTCATGCCTGGAAACTATTTCAACAGATTCAACACCCCACCATCTGCATCTGCAACACAATGATCAAAGCTTTCGTACTCAAGGGCAAACTGATCAACACCATTCAGATTTACTCCCAGATGCTGGAAAATGGGCTGTACCCTGACAACTACACCCTTCCTTATGTGTTGAAGGCCTGTGCAGGGCTGCAGAGCTGTCATCTAGGAGAATCGGCTCATGGGCAGAGTGTGAAGCTGGGGTTTTGGTTTGATATTTTTGTGGGTAACACTTTGATTGCCATGTACTCATCATTTGGAAATGTGAGGGCAGCAAGATGCATATTTGATGAAATGCCTTGGCACACTGCTGTGTCATGGACAGTCATGATTTCTGGGTATGCAAAGGTGGGTGATGTTGAGACAGCAAGAATGCTTTTTGATGAAGCACCCATGAAGGATAGAGGAATATGGGGTTCAATCATATCTGGGTATGTGCAGAACAATTGTTTTAAGGAGGGTTTGCAGATGTTCCGTTTGATGCAGTCCACAGGGTTGGAGCCTGATGAGGCCATTCTTGTGAGCATTCTATGTGCTTGTGCCCATTTAGGAGCTATGGAAATTGGGGTTTGGGTCCATAGATATTTGGACCAATTGGGTCATCCACTGAGTGTGAGATTGAGCACTGGTCTGATAGACATGTATGCTAAATGTGGGAGTTTGGATATAGCCAAGAAACTGTTTGACGGAATGTCGCAAAGGGATACAATTTGTTGGAATGCCATGATTTCAGGGATGGCAATGAATGGAGATGGAGACAATGCACTTAGGCTGTTTTCAGAGATGGAGAAGGCTGGTGTCAAGCCTGATGATATCACCTTCATTGCCATTTTTACTGCTTGTAGTTATTCAGGCATGGCACATGAAGCTATAAGGCTGTTAAATAGCATGTGTACAGTATACAATATGGAGCCCAAGAGCGAGCATTATGGGTGTATAGTTGACCTTCTTGGCCGAGCTGGGCTCCTGAAAGAAGCCAAGGAACTCATCCTCAAAATGCCTAATTCAAGCAGCCCCACGGAGCAAGCCATAGCTTGGAGGGCATTACTGAGCGCTTGTTGTAGTCATGGGCAAACAGAAGTGGCTGAGGATGCAGCACAGAGACTCTTCCATTTAGAACATCACAGTGGGGCCTATGTTCTGCTTTCAAACTTATATGCAGCTGCAGGAAAACAGGACCATGTGAGAAGAATAAGGAAGATGATGGAAAACAGAGGAGTAGACAAGGCTCCAGGTTGCAGCTCAGTCAAGATCAATGGGGTTGTTCATGAGTTTATTGCAGGGGAAGAGACACATCTGCAGATGGAAGAAGTACATAGAGTTTTGGAGAAGATGAATAAGCAGATGGGTTATTCTGGGTTCAACCCATATCCGTTTGAAGTTGATGAGACATTATGTATCCAAGCTTGA
- the LOC100254211 gene encoding 14-3-3-like protein GF14 iota, with amino-acid sequence MSTEKERETQVYMAKLAEQAERYEEMVECMKTVAKLDLELTVEERNLLSVGYKNVIGARRASWRIMSSIEQKEESKGNEQNVKLIKGYRQKVEEELSKICGDILTIIDKHLIPSSGSGEATVFYYKMKGDYYRYLAEFKTDQERKEASEQSLKGYEAASSTANTDLPSTHPIRLGLALNFSVFYYEIMNSPERACHLAKQAFDEAIAELDTLSEESYKDSTLIMQLLRDNLTLWTSDLPEDGGEDNFKGEEPKAAEPTEH; translated from the exons ATGTCGACCGAGAAGGAAAGAGAGACTCAGGTTTACATGGCCAAGCTCGCCGAACAGGCTGAGCGCTATgaag AAATGGTGGAGTGTATGAAAACAGTGGCAAAACTCGACCTTGAGCTAACTGTGGAGGAGAGGAACCTCCTCTCTGTGGGGTACAAAAATGTTATAGGCGCTCGACGTGCTTCTTGGCGCATTATGTCTTCGATTGAGCAGAAAGAAGAGTCAAAGGGAAACGAGCAGAATGTTAAACTGATTAAGGGTTACCGCCAGAAGGTTGAGGAGGAGCTCTCCAAGATTTGTGGTGACATTCTGACAATCATAGACAAACACCTGATCCCCTCTTCTGGCTCGGGGGAAGCCACTGTGTTCTATTACAAGAT GAAAGGTGACTACTACCGGTATCTGGCTGAGTTCAAGACTGACCAGGAAAGGAAAGAGGCCTCTGAGCAGTCACTGAAGGGCTACGAG GCTGCCTCCAGCACTGCTAACACTGACCTCCCTTCAACCCACCCAATCCGTCTTGGCCTTGCTCTCAACTTCTCTGTCTTCTACTATGAGATAATGAATTCTCCTGAAAG GGCCTGCCATTTGGCTAAGCAAGCTTTTGATGAGGCAATTGCAGAATTGGACACCTTGAGCGAGGAGTCATACAAGGACAGCACTCTGATTATGCAGCTGTTGAGAGACAACCTCACTCTCTGGACCTCTGATTTGCCTGAAGATGGAG GTGAAGACAACTTCAAAGGTGAAGAACCCAAGGCTGCTGAACCTACTGAG